A single window of Actinoallomurus bryophytorum DNA harbors:
- a CDS encoding glycoside hydrolase family 36 protein has protein sequence MRLRVDPVRAQVYEHGWQSWSPTTTYGVTATAHRPLTPAMYGRPGRPAPREGFQGEGLLAVDPGTGEPVHVYAARDGRAEVPSIRAAYGDGVLTVDADGDVEQALHPGTIERALGTWADGYARRTGAGAVRAAPAVWCSWYHYFGAVTTDDILENLDAVEERDLPVDVIQIDDGWQAGIGDWLSFSGPFAGLPRLAGRIRSAGRRAGIWVAPFLAAANSDLARAHPGRLGGDAGHNWGQALFALDVVRAEDHLREVFTALRAWGFDYFKLDFLYAGAMGGLDAYRHGLTVIREAVGPDAYLVGCGAPILPSVGLVDAMRVSPDVSPVYEPEDGDLSRASQRAATVTTIARAWQHGRFWVNDPDCLIARPQVERREDWAAVVERYGGLRASSDRIADLDAWGLETTRRLLSSAPDPVPFGTP, from the coding sequence AGAGCTGGAGCCCGACCACGACGTACGGCGTCACGGCGACCGCGCACCGGCCCTTGACTCCGGCGATGTACGGACGTCCCGGGCGGCCCGCTCCCCGGGAGGGCTTCCAGGGCGAGGGACTGCTCGCGGTCGACCCGGGCACGGGTGAGCCGGTCCACGTCTACGCCGCGCGCGACGGCCGCGCCGAGGTGCCCTCGATCCGCGCGGCGTACGGGGACGGCGTACTCACCGTCGACGCGGACGGTGACGTCGAGCAGGCCCTGCACCCCGGCACGATCGAGCGCGCGCTCGGCACGTGGGCGGACGGATACGCCCGCCGTACGGGCGCCGGCGCCGTCCGGGCCGCCCCGGCCGTCTGGTGCTCCTGGTACCACTACTTCGGCGCGGTGACCACCGACGACATCCTGGAGAACCTCGACGCGGTGGAGGAGCGGGACCTGCCGGTCGACGTGATCCAGATCGACGACGGCTGGCAGGCCGGCATCGGCGACTGGCTCTCCTTCTCCGGCCCGTTCGCCGGACTGCCGAGGCTGGCCGGGCGGATCCGGAGCGCCGGCCGGCGGGCGGGCATCTGGGTCGCGCCGTTCCTCGCCGCCGCGAACAGCGATCTCGCCCGCGCGCACCCGGGCCGGCTGGGCGGCGACGCCGGGCACAACTGGGGCCAGGCCCTGTTCGCCCTGGACGTCGTGCGCGCCGAGGATCACCTGCGCGAGGTGTTCACCGCCCTGCGCGCCTGGGGATTCGACTATTTCAAGCTGGACTTCCTCTACGCCGGGGCGATGGGCGGCCTGGACGCCTACCGGCACGGGCTCACGGTGATCCGCGAGGCGGTGGGCCCCGACGCGTACCTGGTCGGCTGCGGCGCCCCGATCCTGCCGAGCGTGGGCCTGGTCGACGCCATGCGGGTCTCCCCCGACGTCAGCCCCGTCTACGAGCCGGAGGACGGCGACCTTTCCCGGGCCTCGCAGCGGGCCGCGACGGTGACGACGATCGCGCGCGCCTGGCAGCACGGGCGGTTCTGGGTGAACGACCCGGACTGCCTGATCGCACGCCCGCAGGTCGAACGCCGCGAGGACTGGGCCGCTGTCGTGGAACGCTACGGCGGCCTGCGCGCGTCCTCTGACCGCATCGCCGACCTCGACGCATGGGGGCTGGAGACGACGCGGCGCCTGCTGTCCTCGGCCCCGGACCCGGTGCCCTTCGGAACTCCGTGA